A single region of the Massilia sp. erpn genome encodes:
- a CDS encoding type II toxin-antitoxin system VapC family toxin, with protein sequence MRYLDTSVLLAYLLPESKSELAQEVMLQANGSMGISRWSEVEIYSALGVKLRMGHIDHLSAAAVITIFHEQVQPCLQSFPVAERELSRAVVLLSGWKTALKSGDALHFAIASSRAATVLTFDRSMAKAGKLLGLPTVLLGD encoded by the coding sequence ATGCGCTATCTGGATACGAGCGTCTTGCTGGCTTATCTCCTACCTGAATCCAAGAGTGAGCTTGCGCAGGAGGTCATGCTGCAGGCAAATGGGAGTATGGGAATCAGCCGCTGGTCGGAAGTCGAGATTTATTCGGCTCTGGGTGTCAAATTGAGAATGGGGCATATTGATCATCTCAGTGCTGCAGCCGTCATTACCATATTCCATGAGCAGGTGCAGCCGTGTCTACAGAGTTTCCCGGTTGCGGAGCGCGAACTTTCGAGGGCGGTGGTATTGCTGAGCGGCTGGAAAACGGCGCTTAAATCCGGCGACGCCTTGCACTTTGCGATAGCCAGCTCGCGGGCAGCAACAGTCCTTACTTTTGACCGCAGCATGGCCAAGGCAGGCAAGCTTCTTGGCTTGCCTACCGTTTTGCTTGGCGATTAG
- a CDS encoding head GIN domain-containing protein yields the protein MRRLMILTALLCAGSAHAIEQNRNLAPFSAISSKGPFAINIEVGKKQSVTVSGDENYQSMVATEVVNGELLLFYKGKHNNKNIHGETITITVPALQKYQQEGAGETTLRNLSGERVDLSYRGAGRLVAQGKVKLLRLKAQGVGEVDTKALLAENADVNFEGVGAVKIYASGTLNAVVRGMGSLNYYGNPKTLNKSVQGMGEVKAGD from the coding sequence ATGCGCCGTCTGATGATCCTCACCGCCCTGCTGTGCGCCGGTTCCGCGCACGCCATCGAGCAAAACCGCAATCTGGCGCCCTTCAGCGCCATCAGCAGCAAAGGTCCGTTTGCCATCAACATCGAGGTGGGCAAGAAGCAGTCGGTCACGGTCTCCGGCGACGAGAACTATCAGAGCATGGTGGCCACCGAAGTGGTGAACGGCGAGCTGCTGCTCTTCTACAAGGGCAAGCACAATAACAAGAACATCCACGGCGAAACCATCACCATCACCGTGCCCGCACTGCAGAAATACCAGCAGGAAGGCGCGGGCGAAACCACGCTGCGCAATCTGAGCGGCGAGCGCGTGGACCTGAGCTACCGCGGCGCCGGCCGCCTGGTCGCCCAGGGCAAGGTCAAGCTGCTGCGCCTGAAAGCGCAGGGCGTCGGCGAAGTGGACACCAAAGCCCTGCTGGCCGAAAACGCCGACGTGAACTTTGAAGGCGTCGGCGCCGTCAAGATCTACGCCAGCGGCACCCTGAACGCCGTGGTGCGCGGCATGGGCTCCCTCAACTACTACGGCAATCCCAAAACCCTGAACAAGTCCGTGCAGGGCATGGGCGAAGTCAAAGCCGGCGACTAA
- a CDS encoding zinc ribbon domain-containing protein YjdM, translating into MSTLPPCPQCHSEFTYEDGTQLVCPECAHEWSAGAADAADTARVYRDASGNVLQDGDTVTVIKDLKPKGSGGVIKQGTKVKNIRLVDSDHDIDCKIDGFGAMSLKSEFVRKV; encoded by the coding sequence ATGAGTACCTTGCCGCCCTGCCCTCAATGCCATTCCGAATTCACCTACGAGGATGGCACCCAGCTGGTCTGCCCGGAATGCGCCCACGAATGGTCGGCCGGCGCCGCCGATGCGGCCGACACCGCGCGCGTCTACCGCGATGCCTCCGGCAATGTCCTGCAGGATGGGGACACTGTCACCGTTATCAAGGATCTCAAGCCAAAAGGCTCGGGCGGCGTGATCAAGCAAGGCACCAAGGTGAAAAATATCCGCCTGGTCGACAGCGATCACGATATCGATTGCAAGATCGACGGTTTCGGCGCCATGAGCCTGAAATCGGAATTCGTCAGGAAGGTTTAA
- a CDS encoding GNAT family N-acetyltransferase yields MKELENPIWTALASAQSHLARPAGAALRFPADIAPFAAVAEADVALDDAALALIGADTYFLGALPQVASGWRLKELGAVLQMVYQGGALAAPPTGAICELAPDDPAMQELTALAFPGYFRPRTGELGRYIGLREAGRLIALSGERMDLGRWREISAVCTHPEHTGRGYARLLVSHIMQGMLEQGVTPMLHVGAANTRARALYESMGFAPTRELRHAQLTK; encoded by the coding sequence GTGAAAGAACTGGAAAACCCCATCTGGACGGCGCTCGCCAGCGCCCAATCCCATCTGGCGCGGCCAGCGGGCGCCGCGCTGCGCTTCCCGGCCGATATCGCCCCCTTTGCCGCCGTGGCGGAAGCCGATGTTGCGCTGGACGACGCGGCGCTGGCGCTGATCGGCGCCGATACCTACTTTCTTGGCGCCCTGCCGCAGGTGGCTTCCGGCTGGCGATTGAAGGAGCTGGGTGCCGTGCTGCAAATGGTGTATCAGGGCGGTGCGCTGGCCGCGCCACCCACCGGCGCCATCTGCGAGTTGGCGCCGGACGACCCTGCCATGCAGGAGTTGACGGCGCTGGCCTTTCCCGGCTACTTCCGCCCGCGCACCGGCGAGCTGGGCCGCTACATCGGCCTGCGCGAAGCGGGCCGGCTGATCGCCTTGAGCGGCGAACGCATGGACCTGGGGCGCTGGCGCGAGATCAGCGCCGTCTGCACCCATCCCGAGCATACGGGGCGGGGCTATGCGCGCCTGCTGGTCAGCCATATCATGCAGGGCATGCTGGAACAGGGCGTCACGCCCATGCTGCATGTAGGCGCGGCCAACACCCGCGCCCGCGCGCTGTACGAGAGCATGGGTTTCGCGCCGACCCGCGAACTGCGCCATGCGCAACTGACTAAATAA
- a CDS encoding uroporphyrinogen-III synthase, protein MPDTVIITRPLAQAQPLAERVAALGRPVEVLPLLEIAPLADAAPLQAALADLAAYAMVFFVSPNAIDAAFAHIAAWPAGVTLAVLGEGSRLALAAHGITPDKAHIVSSAEAEFSDSEHLLQTLDLAALRGKRVLIVRGESGRELMADGLRAAGVEVHFVAAYRRSVPRLDAALAARLRTLLARPNDWFITSSEALRGLLALVAEAEGDAGVAKMQQQHLIVPHARIAESAHSLGCHRVTLTGSGDERLLAALQ, encoded by the coding sequence ATGCCTGACACCGTCATCATCACCCGCCCCCTGGCGCAAGCGCAGCCGCTGGCTGAGCGCGTGGCGGCGCTCGGCCGTCCGGTCGAGGTGCTGCCGCTGCTGGAGATCGCGCCGCTGGCCGATGCCGCGCCGCTGCAGGCCGCGCTGGCCGACCTGGCCGCGTATGCCATGGTGTTCTTCGTCTCGCCCAACGCCATCGACGCCGCCTTCGCCCATATCGCGGCCTGGCCGGCCGGCGTGACCCTGGCCGTGCTGGGGGAGGGCAGCCGGCTGGCGCTGGCCGCCCACGGCATCACGCCGGATAAGGCGCATATCGTGAGTTCGGCCGAGGCGGAATTCAGCGATTCCGAACACCTGCTGCAAACCTTGGACCTGGCGGCCCTGCGCGGCAAGCGCGTGCTGATCGTGCGCGGCGAAAGCGGGCGCGAACTGATGGCCGATGGCTTACGCGCCGCCGGCGTCGAGGTCCACTTCGTGGCGGCCTACCGCCGCAGCGTGCCGCGGCTCGATGCGGCCCTGGCGGCGCGCCTGCGCACGCTGCTGGCCCGGCCCAACGATTGGTTCATCACCAGCTCGGAGGCCCTGCGCGGCCTGCTGGCGCTGGTGGCCGAAGCCGAGGGGGATGCCGGTGTTGCAAAGATGCAACAACAACACTTGATCGTGCCCCATGCCCGGATTGCCGAGTCGGCCCATTCCCTAGGCTGTCACCGGGTCACGCTCACAGGATCAGGCGACGAGCGCTTGCTCGCCGCGTTACAATGA
- a CDS encoding carboxymuconolactone decarboxylase family protein, whose amino-acid sequence MSAKARIAYYQLASKGFQNLLALSNGLRTELLGKRLVDLVLLRVSQINGCAYCIDMHWRDLIKMEVEPRHANAVAGWREAPFFTERERAALHWAELVTGIPRTDPSDAEFAQLQQHFSDEEIAELGFVIVTINAWNLLNVSFRNPIPLEA is encoded by the coding sequence ATGAGCGCAAAAGCACGCATCGCATATTATCAACTGGCCTCGAAAGGCTTCCAGAACCTGCTGGCCCTGTCCAACGGCCTGCGCACCGAGCTGCTGGGCAAGCGCCTGGTGGACCTGGTCCTGCTGCGCGTATCGCAGATCAACGGCTGCGCCTACTGCATCGACATGCATTGGCGCGACCTGATCAAGATGGAAGTCGAGCCGCGCCACGCCAACGCCGTTGCCGGCTGGCGCGAAGCGCCATTCTTCACTGAACGCGAGCGCGCCGCCCTGCATTGGGCCGAGCTGGTGACCGGCATCCCGCGCACCGACCCGAGCGACGCCGAATTCGCCCAGCTGCAGCAGCACTTCAGCGACGAAGAAATCGCCGAACTGGGCTTCGTCATCGTCACTATCAACGCCTGGAACTTGCTCAACGTTAGCTTCCGCAACCCGATCCCGCTGGAAGCTTAA
- the hemC gene encoding hydroxymethylbilane synthase: protein MHRNWPTPVSVSNSERTVLKTSELAQQIPSRLVIASRESRLAMWQAEHVRARLSLLYPQCSVEILGMTTRGDQILDRTLSKVGGKGLFVKELEVAMADGRADLAVHSLKDVPMELPEGFALAAVLEREDPRDAFVSSDYASLDALPAGAIVGTSSLRRQSLIAARYPHLVIKPLRGNLDTRLAKLDRGDYAAIILAAAGLKRLGLEQRIRAVLDPATSLPAAGQGAMAIEIAERKDGLDLLSLLAPLNHLPTAQAVAAERKVSKVFGGSCQVPLAAYATVTGADMHLRAMVATPDGKRMAAAEVRGAAADAEALGVAVSELLRQQDAVDILSVCLADAAAASPDA, encoded by the coding sequence ATGCACCGTAACTGGCCAACGCCGGTGAGCGTCAGCAACAGCGAAAGAACAGTTTTGAAAACATCCGAATTGGCCCAACAGATCCCGTCCAGATTGGTGATCGCCTCGCGCGAAAGCCGGCTCGCCATGTGGCAGGCCGAGCATGTCCGCGCGCGCTTGTCTTTATTATATCCGCAGTGCAGCGTCGAAATTCTGGGAATGACGACGCGCGGCGATCAAATTCTCGACCGCACCCTGTCCAAGGTCGGCGGCAAGGGTCTGTTCGTCAAGGAACTGGAAGTGGCGATGGCCGACGGCCGCGCCGATCTGGCCGTGCATTCGCTCAAGGATGTGCCGATGGAGCTGCCCGAAGGCTTCGCCCTGGCCGCCGTGCTGGAACGTGAAGACCCGCGCGACGCCTTCGTCTCCAGCGATTACGCTTCGCTGGATGCGCTGCCGGCCGGCGCCATCGTCGGCACCAGCAGCCTGCGCCGCCAGTCGCTGATCGCGGCGCGCTACCCGCATCTGGTGATCAAGCCGCTGCGCGGCAATCTGGACACCCGTCTGGCGAAACTGGACCGCGGCGATTACGCCGCCATCATCCTGGCCGCCGCCGGCCTGAAACGCCTGGGCCTGGAGCAGCGCATCCGCGCCGTGCTGGACCCGGCCACCAGCCTGCCTGCCGCAGGGCAGGGCGCCATGGCCATCGAAATCGCCGAGCGTAAGGATGGACTGGACCTGCTGTCGCTGCTGGCGCCCTTGAACCACCTGCCGACCGCGCAGGCCGTGGCGGCCGAACGCAAGGTGTCCAAGGTCTTCGGCGGCAGCTGTCAGGTGCCGCTGGCCGCTTACGCCACCGTGACCGGCGCCGACATGCACCTGCGCGCCATGGTCGCCACGCCGGACGGCAAGCGCATGGCCGCCGCCGAAGTGCGCGGCGCCGCCGCCGATGCCGAGGCGCTGGGCGTGGCAGTATCGGAACTGCTGCGCCAGCAGGATGCGGTCGACATCCTGTCGGTCTGCCTGGCCGATGCGGCTGCCGCCAGCCCGGATGCCTGA
- a CDS encoding pyridoxamine 5'-phosphate oxidase family protein produces the protein MDWSSNPHRITDLHALEAVYGQPGQASIVKEVDYIHPHYRAFIEAAPFAVLATAGPGGLDASPRGDPAGFVVVEDEKTLLLPDRRGNNRVDSLRNIVADPRVALLFMVPGMGETLRVNGRAAILADPQLLERFAVDGKAPRSVLAVRVEAAFAQCSRAVIRSRLWKADALQDPASLPSLGTVLQALSRNAIDGAQYDRDLPERLRTTLY, from the coding sequence GTGGACTGGAGCAGCAACCCCCATCGCATCACCGATCTGCACGCGCTCGAAGCCGTGTACGGCCAGCCCGGCCAGGCTTCGATCGTCAAGGAAGTCGATTACATCCATCCGCATTACCGCGCCTTTATCGAGGCCGCGCCTTTTGCCGTGCTGGCGACGGCCGGTCCCGGCGGCCTGGATGCGTCGCCGCGCGGCGATCCGGCCGGTTTCGTGGTGGTGGAGGACGAAAAGACCCTGCTGCTGCCGGACCGGCGCGGCAATAATCGCGTCGACAGCCTGCGCAATATCGTGGCCGATCCGCGCGTGGCGCTGTTGTTCATGGTGCCGGGCATGGGCGAGACCCTGCGCGTGAATGGCCGCGCGGCGATCCTGGCCGATCCCCAACTGCTGGAACGTTTTGCGGTGGATGGCAAGGCGCCGCGTTCCGTGCTGGCGGTGCGTGTGGAAGCGGCATTCGCGCAGTGTTCGCGCGCTGTGATCCGCTCGCGCTTGTGGAAGGCCGATGCGCTGCAGGATCCGGCCAGCCTGCCCAGCCTGGGCACCGTACTGCAGGCCTTGAGCAGGAACGCGATCGACGGCGCCCAGTACGACCGCGACTTGCCGGAGCGCTTGCGCACAACGCTGTATTAA
- a CDS encoding 2-dehydropantoate 2-reductase, whose product MKVCIVGAGAIGGFLGTRLAAAGVCQTSALARGATLEALRRHGWRLQTAEGLVTAPAAVAADAAQLGVQDLVIIAVKAPALAEVAASIAPLLGAETMVLPAMNGVPWWFVEGNPVLGREPLHSVDPGGRIGATIPYESVLGCVIHASTFTTEPGLVQHKMGRGLIVGEAAGGESERARRVVDLFGQAGFDATLSPRIRYDIWYKLWGNMTTNPVTAMTGATADRLLDDPLASAFCQAAMREAAAIGQRIGCEITESPEDRHLVTRKLGAFRTSMLQDVEAGRPIELDGLVTVVREIGQRVGVATPNIDALLGLTRLFARVRGLYPEEALKPS is encoded by the coding sequence ATGAAAGTATGTATCGTGGGTGCGGGCGCCATCGGCGGCTTTCTCGGCACGCGGCTGGCGGCGGCCGGCGTGTGCCAGACCAGCGCGCTGGCGCGCGGCGCCACGCTGGAGGCGCTGCGCCGCCACGGCTGGCGGCTGCAGACGGCTGAAGGTCTGGTGACGGCGCCTGCCGCCGTCGCAGCCGATGCCGCGCAGCTGGGCGTGCAGGACTTGGTCATCATCGCCGTCAAGGCGCCCGCGCTGGCCGAGGTGGCGGCGTCCATCGCGCCGCTGCTGGGGGCCGAGACCATGGTGCTGCCGGCCATGAACGGCGTGCCATGGTGGTTCGTGGAAGGCAATCCGGTGTTGGGACGCGAGCCGCTGCACAGCGTCGATCCGGGCGGCCGCATTGGCGCGACCATCCCGTACGAATCGGTGCTGGGCTGCGTGATCCACGCCAGCACTTTCACCACCGAGCCGGGACTGGTGCAGCACAAGATGGGGCGCGGCCTGATTGTCGGCGAGGCGGCGGGCGGCGAATCGGAACGCGCGCGCCGTGTGGTGGATCTGTTTGGGCAGGCCGGCTTCGACGCCACGCTGTCGCCGCGCATCCGCTACGACATCTGGTACAAGCTGTGGGGGAATATGACCACCAATCCCGTTACCGCGATGACGGGCGCCACCGCCGACCGCCTGCTTGACGATCCGCTGGCCAGCGCCTTCTGCCAGGCCGCCATGCGCGAAGCGGCGGCCATCGGCCAGCGTATCGGCTGCGAAATCACGGAGTCGCCCGAAGACCGGCACCTGGTCACGCGCAAGCTGGGCGCGTTCCGCACCTCGATGCTGCAGGATGTGGAGGCGGGGCGGCCGATCGAACTCGATGGCCTGGTAACGGTGGTGCGGGAGATCGGGCAGCGCGTCGGCGTGGCAACGCCGAATATCGACGCGCTGCTGGGCTTGACCCGCCTGTTTGCGCGGGTGCGGGGGCTGTATCCGGAGGAGGCGCTTAAACCTTCCTGA
- the ppc gene encoding phosphoenolpyruvate carboxylase, with protein MVKQASATDEQAGADKDAPLKEDIRLLGRLLGDILREQEGEEVFAVVETIRQTAVRFRREADAGAAKELDGMLKILTKEQTISVVRAFSYFSHLANIAEDQHHIRRRRAHLLAGSTPQRGSIGHALCRLKEAGVGEDTIKGFFQDALIAPVLTAHPTEVQRKSILDAEHDIARLLAERDLPLTPKERAANQHMLRARVATLWQTRMLRYSKLTVADEIENALSYYRITFLRELPALYDDIEADIAGQYGTPETPIDAPYVQMGSWIGGDRDGNPNVNAGTMRHALERQATTIMDFYLDEAHALGAELSVSTLMVACSPALQVLADTSPDTSDHRSDEPYRRALIGIYARLASTARELGATNILRKEVGHAEPYASPAAFSADLQVLIDSLDANHGSALARPRLTTLKRAADIFGFHLASLDMRQSSDIHERVLAELFAKAGVQADYAALDEDAKVKLLLAELAQSRLLFSPYIEYSAETDSELTILRAAREIRQRYGARAIRNYIISHTETVSDLLEVLVLQQETGLLRRGADGESTLDLMVIPLFETIPDLQRAAGIMESVMALPLVKQLIAKQGQIQEVMLGYSDSNKDGGFLTSNWELYKAEVSLVDIFAKAGIKLRLFHGRGGTVGRGGGPSYEAILAQPKGTVNGQIRLTEQGEIIASKFSNAEIGRRNLELLVAATLEASLTPLASDEGQKTQLARFESVMGEISGLAYKAYRNLVYETPGFTDYFFAATPIAEIAELNLGSRPASRKSTKRIEDLRAIPWGFSWGQCRLLLPGWYGFGSAVGGWMAAGKREERLAQLRDMVQHWPFFATLLSNMDMVLAKTDLAIASRYAELVADKELRERIFKRITEEYALTLECLEAITGARERLAGNPLLARSITNRFPYLDPLNHLQVELIKRRRALSAESDLADPRVHRGIHLSINGVAAGLRNTG; from the coding sequence ATGGTAAAACAAGCTAGTGCAACCGACGAACAAGCCGGCGCCGATAAAGACGCGCCATTGAAAGAAGATATCCGCCTGCTGGGCCGCCTGCTCGGCGACATCTTGCGGGAGCAGGAAGGCGAAGAGGTATTCGCCGTGGTCGAGACCATCCGCCAGACCGCCGTGCGCTTCCGCCGTGAAGCCGACGCCGGCGCCGCCAAGGAACTGGACGGCATGCTCAAGATCCTCACCAAGGAGCAGACCATTTCGGTGGTGCGCGCCTTTTCCTACTTCTCCCATCTGGCCAATATCGCTGAAGACCAGCACCACATCCGCCGCCGCCGCGCCCACCTGCTGGCCGGCTCCACGCCGCAGCGTGGCAGCATCGGCCATGCCCTGTGCAGGTTGAAGGAGGCGGGCGTGGGCGAGGACACCATCAAGGGCTTCTTCCAGGACGCCCTGATTGCCCCCGTGCTGACGGCCCACCCCACCGAAGTGCAGCGCAAATCCATCCTCGACGCGGAACACGATATCGCCCGCCTGCTGGCCGAGCGCGACCTGCCACTGACGCCGAAGGAACGCGCCGCCAACCAGCATATGCTGCGCGCCCGCGTCGCCACGCTGTGGCAGACCCGCATGCTGCGCTACTCCAAGCTGACCGTGGCCGACGAGATCGAGAACGCCCTTTCCTACTATCGCATCACCTTCCTGCGCGAACTGCCCGCCCTGTATGACGATATCGAGGCCGACATCGCCGGCCAGTACGGCACGCCGGAAACGCCGATCGATGCGCCTTATGTGCAGATGGGCAGCTGGATCGGCGGCGACCGCGACGGCAATCCGAACGTGAACGCCGGCACCATGCGCCACGCGCTGGAGCGCCAGGCCACCACCATCATGGACTTTTACCTGGACGAGGCCCACGCCCTGGGCGCCGAGCTGTCCGTCTCGACCCTGATGGTAGCCTGCAGCCCCGCGCTGCAGGTGCTGGCCGACACCTCGCCCGACACCTCGGACCACCGCTCCGACGAGCCTTACCGCCGCGCCCTGATCGGCATCTATGCGCGCCTGGCCAGCACGGCGCGCGAACTGGGCGCCACCAATATCCTGCGCAAGGAAGTGGGCCACGCCGAGCCGTATGCCAGCCCGGCCGCCTTCTCGGCCGACCTGCAGGTGCTGATCGATTCGCTGGACGCCAACCACGGCAGCGCCCTGGCCCGTCCGCGCCTGACCACGCTGAAGCGCGCCGCCGATATCTTCGGCTTCCACCTCGCCTCGCTGGACATGCGCCAGAGTTCCGACATCCACGAGCGCGTGCTGGCCGAGCTGTTCGCCAAGGCCGGCGTGCAGGCCGACTACGCGGCGCTCGATGAAGACGCCAAGGTCAAGCTGCTGCTGGCCGAGCTGGCGCAATCGCGCCTGCTGTTCTCGCCCTATATCGAATACTCGGCCGAAACCGATTCCGAACTGACCATCCTGCGCGCGGCGCGCGAGATCCGTCAGCGCTACGGCGCGCGCGCCATCCGCAACTACATCATCTCGCACACGGAAACCGTGTCCGACCTGCTGGAAGTGCTGGTGCTGCAGCAGGAAACCGGCCTGCTGCGCCGTGGCGCCGATGGCGAGAGCACGCTGGACCTGATGGTGATCCCGCTGTTCGAAACCATTCCCGACCTGCAGCGCGCGGCCGGCATCATGGAAAGCGTGATGGCCCTGCCGCTGGTGAAACAGCTGATCGCCAAACAGGGCCAGATCCAGGAAGTGATGCTGGGCTATTCCGATTCCAACAAGGACGGCGGCTTCCTCACCTCCAACTGGGAGTTGTACAAGGCCGAGGTCAGCCTGGTCGACATCTTCGCCAAGGCCGGCATCAAGCTGCGCCTCTTCCATGGCCGCGGCGGCACCGTCGGCCGCGGCGGCGGTCCAAGCTATGAGGCCATCCTGGCCCAGCCCAAGGGCACGGTGAACGGGCAGATTCGCCTGACGGAACAGGGCGAGATCATCGCCTCCAAGTTCTCCAACGCCGAAATCGGCCGCCGCAACCTGGAGCTGCTGGTAGCCGCCACGCTGGAAGCAAGTCTGACCCCGCTCGCCTCGGACGAGGGCCAGAAGACCCAATTGGCGCGCTTCGAAAGCGTGATGGGCGAGATTTCCGGCCTGGCCTACAAGGCTTACCGCAACCTGGTGTACGAAACCCCGGGCTTCACCGACTACTTCTTCGCCGCCACGCCGATCGCCGAAATCGCGGAACTGAACCTCGGTTCACGCCCCGCCTCGCGCAAATCGACCAAGCGCATCGAAGACTTGCGCGCCATTCCCTGGGGCTTCTCCTGGGGCCAATGCCGCCTGCTGCTGCCGGGCTGGTATGGCTTCGGCAGCGCCGTGGGCGGCTGGATGGCGGCGGGCAAGCGCGAAGAGCGCCTGGCCCAGCTGCGCGATATGGTGCAGCATTGGCCTTTCTTCGCCACCCTGCTGTCGAATATGGACATGGTGCTGGCCAAGACCGACCTGGCGATCGCCTCGCGCTACGCCGAGCTGGTGGCGGACAAGGAACTGCGCGAGCGCATCTTCAAGCGCATCACCGAGGAATATGCGCTCACGCTGGAATGCCTGGAAGCGATCACCGGCGCGCGCGAACGCCTGGCCGGCAATCCGCTGCTGGCGCGTTCCATCACCAACCGCTTCCCCTACCTCGATCCACTCAACCACCTGCAGGTTGAGCTGATCAAGCGCCGCCGCGCCCTCAGCGCGGAATCGGATCTGGCGGACCCGCGCGTACACCGCGGCATCCACCTGTCCATCAATGGCGTGGCCGCAGGCCTGCGCAACACGGGCTAA
- a CDS encoding RNA polymerase sigma-70 factor yields the protein MQDTPPIPADTHAFAALRPRLFAIAYRMLGTRADAEDILQDAWLRWYGSDKSAVQSSEAWLVTIVTRLSIDRLRAAKAERESYVGWWLPEPLVEELDENTPETAAEMASELSLAFMWVLERLSPEERAAFLLRQVFDHDYAEVAELIGKSEAACRQMVHRASERVQQERARFEVPQEAHRSLLAKFMQAAGSGQRDAIKALLDENITLVGDGGGKVPSFHGRVGGTDFVADLYAGMLAKHDGQIVYRVAMVNGEPGFLRYVEGKLESAQSFAVDGERIVGIYAVRNPDKLAHLPQTI from the coding sequence ATGCAGGATACGCCGCCCATCCCCGCCGACACCCACGCTTTCGCCGCGCTGCGTCCGCGCCTGTTTGCCATCGCCTACCGCATGCTCGGCACCCGCGCCGATGCCGAGGATATCCTGCAGGATGCCTGGCTGCGCTGGTACGGCAGCGACAAGAGCGCGGTGCAATCGTCCGAAGCCTGGCTGGTGACGATCGTGACCCGGCTTTCCATCGACCGCCTGCGCGCCGCCAAGGCTGAACGCGAATCCTATGTGGGCTGGTGGCTGCCCGAACCGCTGGTCGAGGAGCTGGACGAGAACACGCCGGAAACGGCGGCCGAAATGGCGAGCGAGCTGTCGCTGGCCTTCATGTGGGTGCTGGAGCGCCTGTCGCCCGAGGAGCGCGCTGCCTTCCTGCTGCGCCAGGTCTTCGACCATGACTATGCCGAAGTGGCTGAGCTGATCGGCAAGAGCGAGGCGGCCTGCCGCCAGATGGTGCATCGCGCCAGCGAGCGCGTGCAGCAGGAGCGGGCGCGTTTCGAGGTGCCGCAGGAGGCCCACCGCAGCCTGCTCGCCAAATTCATGCAGGCGGCCGGCAGCGGCCAGCGTGATGCGATCAAGGCGCTGCTGGACGAGAATATCACGCTGGTGGGCGATGGCGGCGGCAAAGTGCCATCCTTCCACGGCAGGGTGGGCGGCACCGATTTCGTGGCCGACCTGTATGCCGGCATGCTGGCCAAGCACGACGGCCAGATCGTCTACCGCGTGGCCATGGTCAACGGCGAGCCGGGTTTCCTGCGCTATGTGGAGGGCAAGCTGGAATCGGCCCAGAGCTTTGCGGTGGATGGCGAACGCATTGTCGGCATTTACGCCGTGCGCAATCCGGACAAGCTGGCCCACCTGCCGCAGACAATTTAA